AATGACCTGCCTCTACCGTTGGCATCGTTTGCGCCATTCTTCTTTTAATTTGGCCCGTTCTTCATCGGTCAAGTTCGTCCATTTTTCCCGCCAGGGAGGGCCGCCCGGCATTTTGTTTTCTCCTCGCCAACGCGCATTGCCGCCCATGGAACCACGCCCGAAGTTACCGAACAGAATACGGCATAACACGAGCAGGCCTACCGCCTGCCAAAACGAAATGAGGCTTACCCCTAATAAGGGTGGCAGGATAGCGTTCCAAAGCCATTTGACAATCGCACCCAATGCCAACGCTGCCGCCGCCGCAAAAAAGGGAAAAAGCCAAAAGCGAGGTCTATCATTACGTGATCTGTTCATATTCTTTCTTATTTATCGATCGACTTCTATAAAAAAACGACGCTCTTATGCATCTGTTAAATCCTGATACAGGTTTTCGAGGCGCTGTCGCAGGTGCTGTATGGCGTAGCGTTTACGCGAGATCAAGGTTTTGATGTTTTCGCCCGTACGGTCGGATATCTCTTGAAAAGTCTCGTCTTCCAATTCATTCCAAATAAACACCTGTCGCTGATTCTCAGGAAGCTCATCCAATGCCTCCATTAATTGCTGCCAGAATATTTCCCTCAAATAGTCCGTTTCGGGCGTGCCGTCGTCGGCGAGCAGAAGATCTTTGAAATACACTTCTCCATCGTCATCTTCGTAGCCGTAATCGTCCAGACGCTCAGGGCGCTGCTTACGGTAACCGTCCACGATGCGATTTCGGGCTACGCGATACAGCCAACTTCCTACCTGCTCAATCGCCTCCACCTCCGGCCGGCTGCTCAGCTGGTACCAAACATCCTGCAGGATATCTTCGGCATCTTCGTCACTGCTCACGCGCTGACGAATGAAGCCGAACAATTGCTTGCTGTACTTTTTGATGGTTTGTACGATATTGGTTTTTGCCTGTGCCAACGTTAAATTGAAGCGGTTTCCTATATAGACGGGGCGCTTGGGAAATTACTTTAAAAATTTTTCAAATAATTTTACCAAGCATTTTTAAACCACGGAGATACAGCGTTACACAGAGTAAATTTTCTTTACCTTCTTCCTCCATTTTCCCAAATTCCGTCCCCTTCTACTCTCCGGGATGATACACTCGTTTCGCTTCTTTCAACACCGTTGTTTTATCTAAGGTCATCGCTTTGGTTTTTTGTTGAAGAAATAACTCCATTTGGTCAGCGTAATGGGGATTGTCCGCGTGGTTGGAAGCACCAAAACAATTGACGGTTTCGATAACAGGCAGCTTTCCCTTTTCAAAACGTACCAACTCAATATAGGATTCTCCCGCCTGTACTTTCAGTTTTCCGTCTTGGTGAGTTACGGAATGCATGGCCGTGATGACATCGGGTAATCCCCAAACGGGCAATTCACGCGTACCGCGGACGAGTTTTTGGTACTCACCCAAACGAATGTCCGTTCGGCCGAAATGGCTTTGAAAATCAGCTTTTACCAATCGTAAAATAGCGGCACATTTTTCGGCAGAAAGTTGATTGTCTGAAGGCAAATTGTTTTTCAAATACGTATAAATTCCCAGAAAAACAGCCGCGCCTTTGCTTTCGGGCCCCGTACGGCGGTCCCATTGTCGCAGTGTTTCAATTAAGTCGCTGACCTCGGGATAATCGGTCGCTTTAAGCGAAAAGAAAGGGTTGACGTCAATCGGGTACATTAATTTTTTGGGTAATTGTCCGTCGTATTTAAAGCGTTTGAAGGTTTCGTAGTCTAATTTTCCCGTTCCCTGCATCAGTTCTGCAAAGCGGGCGCTGCGGTTATTGTCAAACGTTTCGTAGCCCATCGTGGGGTCAAATTGGGAGGCTTTGAGGTTGTCGGCGGGAGCCGTGGCGTTGAAGGGCGTATGATTCATATTGAACAGATACCCACCGGCCGGATTGACATACTGAGGCAACTCTTTGAGCGGATGATAGGCCGTCCATAACGTCTTGGAGGTATTGCCTGGCAGAGTACTTTTCCAGTTGTAAGCAGGGTCTCGCAGGGGAATTTTACCGTTGCTCACGTAAAAAATCGTGTCGGCATCGGCATAAACGATGTTAAATCCGGGAATAGCCGTCATAGTGAGCGCCTGATAAAACTCCGAAAAAGTACGGGCTTTGTTCATACGATACCATTGTTCTACCCCGCGCAAATCCAGATTTGCGCCCGTTCTGATGGAGAAAGTACCTTTTTTAGTAACCACCGTCGCCCCGTATTTTGACCAATACGCCTTCTTTATAATCGGAAACGGAATTCCTTTTACCCGCAGCTTTACCGATTTGCTTTCCAGGTCAACCCATTGTCCGTCAAAACGATATTGGTTTTTATTGACGGGGTTGATCTCCAATTGATATACATCTATTTTATCCTGTCCGTTTACCGTATGCGCCCATCCTAAATGTTCATTAACTCCGTGGAAAACGGTAGCGCCTGCCGGAAAAAGCCCACCCAGAATATTCCATCCTTCTTCACTGCACAGGTGCGCTTCGTACCAAGCCACGGGACCTTCGAGCGGCTGGTGGGAGTTGATGGCCAAATAGGCCTGTCCATCGGCCGTTTTACTTTTGTGGATGGCAATGGCATTGGAACCGGTGGCTTTCAGAAAATCAATGGCGGCTACTTTGCCTCCATAAATCTGCTGTAGGGTAGCATCCACACCGGAAATAACCGCCAGAGACAATACCACCCCTTTGAAATAGTCTTGAGGTGTAACGGGAAAGACACCTTTTACCAAAACCTCGTCGGGATGGCGGGCCGCGTAGTCGTTGAGCCCCTGCAAATAGCCGTTGATGACATTTTTGAAATCCGACGACAGCGCCGTTTCGTACTCAGCAGCGACCAATTCGGGCGCATGAAGAAGTTCAACCACATAGTCAACGGAAGCACCCTGTTTGCCAAGGTGCTTTCCCAGCTTCCCTTTGGCGGGCAGACAAATCAACTGAATGGTTTTAAAATCATCTTCGGCATGAGCGTAGGCTAAACCATACGCCACTTCGGGGTCGGTTTTCGCAAAAATATGCGGAACGCCCCATCGGTCACGTGCAATTGTCACGTTTTGAGGATTGATTTGGCTAAAAGAGCGGAGTGCGATAAAAAACGATAAGAACAGGTAGCTTTTCACGGATAATAAGGGGTTATTTAGGCGTTATTTACGAAAAACTTCGCAAATAACTTTCTTTTAAAAATTTTCTCTCGGAAAAAAACAGAGAATACCTTAGCAGGCAACTGTTCGTTTATATCTTTGTAGTGTACAATTTTTTCTAAACATCAACCTAAAACCCAATGACAGTTACCCTAAATACCTTTCCATGGCTGAAGTTCTATCCGCCGGGAATGCCCTATGAGATCGCTCCTGAAGTCTATCCTTCCCTGCTGGAAATGATGGAAGAAGGCTTTAGTCAATACGCCGCCCGACCTGCTTACGCCTGTATGGGAAAACAGATAACCTACGCCCAATTGGACAAAATGTCCAATGATTTTGCGGCCTATCTTCAAAGCGTTG
Above is a window of Runella slithyformis DSM 19594 DNA encoding:
- a CDS encoding RNA polymerase sigma factor; this encodes MAQAKTNIVQTIKKYSKQLFGFIRQRVSSDEDAEDILQDVWYQLSSRPEVEAIEQVGSWLYRVARNRIVDGYRKQRPERLDDYGYEDDDGEVYFKDLLLADDGTPETDYLREIFWQQLMEALDELPENQRQVFIWNELEDETFQEISDRTGENIKTLISRKRYAIQHLRQRLENLYQDLTDA
- a CDS encoding penicillin acylase family protein, whose protein sequence is MKSYLFLSFFIALRSFSQINPQNVTIARDRWGVPHIFAKTDPEVAYGLAYAHAEDDFKTIQLICLPAKGKLGKHLGKQGASVDYVVELLHAPELVAAEYETALSSDFKNVINGYLQGLNDYAARHPDEVLVKGVFPVTPQDYFKGVVLSLAVISGVDATLQQIYGGKVAAIDFLKATGSNAIAIHKSKTADGQAYLAINSHQPLEGPVAWYEAHLCSEEGWNILGGLFPAGATVFHGVNEHLGWAHTVNGQDKIDVYQLEINPVNKNQYRFDGQWVDLESKSVKLRVKGIPFPIIKKAYWSKYGATVVTKKGTFSIRTGANLDLRGVEQWYRMNKARTFSEFYQALTMTAIPGFNIVYADADTIFYVSNGKIPLRDPAYNWKSTLPGNTSKTLWTAYHPLKELPQYVNPAGGYLFNMNHTPFNATAPADNLKASQFDPTMGYETFDNNRSARFAELMQGTGKLDYETFKRFKYDGQLPKKLMYPIDVNPFFSLKATDYPEVSDLIETLRQWDRRTGPESKGAAVFLGIYTYLKNNLPSDNQLSAEKCAAILRLVKADFQSHFGRTDIRLGEYQKLVRGTRELPVWGLPDVITAMHSVTHQDGKLKVQAGESYIELVRFEKGKLPVIETVNCFGASNHADNPHYADQMELFLQQKTKAMTLDKTTVLKEAKRVYHPGE